The Caloranaerobacter ferrireducens genome contains a region encoding:
- a CDS encoding HD-GYP domain-containing protein produces MERMKSVMNNNISYDIMKCLVASLEAKDIYTGGHSSRVASMTFDLCKKLDLPTYQISIIYIAAQLHDIGKIGIPDYILNKKDSLTKDEWDKIKSHPEIGYSILIRSNKLKKIAKLVLHHHERWDGKGYPHGLKEKQIPLGSRIIAICDTIDAMTSNRSYRNRFTFKESYDEIIRNRGTQFDPFLVESIGDLWAKWEKYLMGNSM; encoded by the coding sequence ATGGAGAGAATGAAGTCTGTAATGAACAATAATATTTCTTATGATATCATGAAATGTTTGGTTGCATCGCTAGAAGCTAAAGATATTTATACTGGTGGACATTCAAGTAGAGTTGCATCGATGACTTTTGATCTTTGTAAAAAATTAGACTTACCTACATATCAAATCAGCATAATTTATATAGCAGCTCAATTGCATGATATAGGCAAGATAGGTATTCCTGATTACATATTAAATAAAAAGGATTCTTTGACAAAAGATGAATGGGACAAGATAAAATCTCATCCAGAAATAGGGTATTCAATATTAATAAGATCAAATAAATTGAAAAAGATAGCTAAATTAGTACTTCATCATCATGAAAGGTGGGATGGAAAAGGATATCCACATGGTTTAAAGGAGAAACAGATTCCATTAGGTTCTAGAATAATAGCTATTTGTGATACTATTGATGCAATGACATCAAATAGGTCATATAGAAATAGATTTACATTTAAGGAAAGCTATGATGAGATTATCAGGAATAGAGGTACTCAATTTGATCCATTTTTAGTTGAGAGTATAGGTGATTTGTGGGCTAAATGGGAGAAATATTTAATGGGAAATAGTATGTGA
- a CDS encoding DUF6075 family protein: MNFLNQSHKNRFNTIISKDGTDLNDLNRKSLFYIISGNDELFNNRYYIYDLDKRWIAPDNLEQVNFIETSLALIELAYNLYNNFSSGSISNIFKGLDKDNFKLAIKGLKIRFNMDLE, translated from the coding sequence ATGAATTTCCTTAATCAGAGCCATAAAAACAGATTTAATACAATCATCAGTAAAGATGGTACAGATTTAAATGACTTAAACCGGAAATCTTTGTTCTATATAATATCTGGCAATGATGAACTGTTTAATAATAGGTACTACATATATGATTTGGATAAAAGATGGATAGCACCAGACAATTTGGAACAAGTAAATTTTATCGAAACCTCTTTAGCATTGATAGAGTTAGCATACAATTTATACAATAATTTTTCAAGTGGTAGTATAAGCAATATTTTTAAAGGTTTAGATAAGGATAATTTCAAACTGGCGATTAAAGGGTTAAAAATTAGATTTAATATGGATTTAGAATAA
- a CDS encoding HD-GYP domain-containing protein, which yields MRLYKVDEKIINKRIAVPIKSQDGRKLISEGTQISERLLKRLKDFGLNAVYIEDDNSDVKLEETISEDKRIEIIKKLNCIYQDISKNIFNESELNSLVKNEILNEIGSKQVSIPIDKITNENSIAEHSLNVCLLSIATGKKYGLNMEKVEILAKAALLHDIGKIIKNNKNNLRHEQIGFEFLKSKFTSVLLYTTVRYHHETIDGNGPQKQPKARQHDLVKILSLANHYENLIRKEHLMPHECFEKVQALVNVKYDNEVFEAFRKSIHIYPVGLPVKLNNQELGIVIRQNNGFPLRPFVRTEKMEYNLLEHLSLFIEKVEL from the coding sequence ATGAGATTATACAAAGTAGATGAAAAGATAATAAACAAAAGAATAGCTGTACCGATTAAATCACAAGATGGAAGAAAATTAATTAGTGAAGGAACACAAATTTCTGAGCGACTGCTAAAAAGGTTGAAGGATTTTGGGCTTAATGCAGTATATATAGAGGACGATAATTCAGATGTAAAATTAGAAGAGACAATTAGTGAAGATAAAAGGATAGAAATAATAAAAAAATTGAATTGTATTTATCAAGACATATCTAAAAATATATTTAATGAATCTGAGCTGAATTCTTTAGTAAAAAATGAAATTCTAAATGAAATAGGCAGTAAACAAGTAAGTATACCCATAGATAAGATAACAAATGAAAATAGTATCGCAGAACATTCGTTAAATGTTTGCTTATTATCTATTGCAACAGGTAAAAAATATGGTCTTAATATGGAAAAAGTAGAGATATTAGCAAAAGCAGCTTTATTACATGATATAGGAAAAATTATTAAAAACAATAAAAACAATTTGAGACATGAACAAATTGGTTTTGAATTTTTGAAATCAAAATTTACTTCTGTACTGTTATATACAACCGTTAGATATCATCACGAAACTATAGATGGGAATGGACCTCAAAAGCAGCCTAAGGCGAGGCAGCATGATTTAGTTAAAATATTAAGTCTTGCTAATCATTATGAAAATTTAATAAGAAAAGAACATTTAATGCCTCATGAATGTTTTGAAAAAGTGCAAGCTTTAGTTAATGTTAAATATGATAATGAAGTATTTGAAGCCTTTAGAAAATCAATACACATTTATCCAGTTGGCTTGCCTGTTAAATTAAACAATCAAGAACTAGGAATAGTAATTAGGCAGAACAATGGTTTTCCATTAAGGCCTTTTGTTAGAACAGAAAAAATGGAATATAATCTTCTAGAACATTTATCTCTTTTTATTGAAAAAGTTGAGCTTTAA